Proteins co-encoded in one Hymenobacter swuensis DY53 genomic window:
- a CDS encoding DsbA family protein: MEQQPDLPELLYLSDPLCGWCYGMSPIIQRVQREFAGRVVVSVLCGGMITGEQVGPIGENWHDLTGALTQVARVAGVEFGTAFQAVGQEGSRLQDSEPPSRAIHAFRQLRQDEAAQFAHEVQQAHFQHGADLNDPATYDALVAPYGLDAADFRGRLTSREVIRGTILEFAAVGKIGVQGFPTTILRLGSQGYVLARGYQPYDAFAARLEEALTQPDKV, from the coding sequence ATGGAACAACAACCCGACCTGCCCGAACTGCTTTATCTCTCTGACCCATTGTGTGGTTGGTGCTACGGCATGAGCCCCATCATCCAGCGGGTGCAGCGGGAGTTTGCCGGGCGGGTAGTCGTATCGGTGCTGTGCGGTGGTATGATAACCGGCGAGCAGGTGGGGCCCATCGGGGAGAACTGGCACGACTTGACCGGCGCACTGACGCAGGTGGCCCGCGTCGCCGGCGTGGAATTCGGTACCGCTTTCCAGGCGGTAGGGCAGGAGGGCAGCCGCCTCCAGGATTCAGAGCCACCCAGCCGGGCCATTCACGCTTTCCGCCAGTTGCGCCAGGACGAAGCCGCTCAGTTCGCCCACGAGGTGCAGCAAGCTCACTTTCAGCACGGAGCCGACCTCAATGACCCCGCCACATACGACGCGCTGGTAGCCCCCTATGGCCTTGATGCGGCCGACTTCCGGGGCCGCCTGACGAGCCGGGAGGTTATCCGGGGGACCATCCTGGAGTTTGCCGCCGTGGGTAAAATCGGCGTGCAGGGGTTCCCGACTACTATTTTGCGGCTTGGCTCGCAGGGCTACGTACTGGCCCGGGGCTATCAGCCCTACGATGCCTTTGCCGCTCGTCTGGAAGAAGCCCTTACTCAGCCTGACAAAGTGTAA
- a CDS encoding T9SS type A sorting domain-containing protein, with the protein MSTSFSFGETLKWIGATNATITASTNWVIVDPVTYQPTGAGNKAPAAADALVFDGAQTPTVSVQTVAADFNISQLLLVNNVNVSFIAPSTGNADGPIILTNNLAGDDFVVTAGSSLTLLTTAATTNRYTTLRLNAGATAAVAGTITLTGNGNGTPLPQRLIAASAGAIQVQSGGSIVAQNVVGYPFGTTGTVAGGSQDVASTAGSVVFNAGATFQQFSGGEPFSNGTNGITVFNSGSTYIYSGGTFSSVGRQYGNLQLLSGATVAGTNNMVILNNLTVTGAVANLNSVGNGTSAGTSIGGSIFINSNSTPTAGSLSFTPATASNVILNGSGAQSVGGIGTGTGSGTLAFGTAARLVINNSSAAGVTMLKPVTVQGLTLTNGVLTTLATATGSNAITVPFDVTAGSDTRLTGGSSNSFVNGPLTRSTSVTASGRPNIVYPIGSFRGTTPVYRPVTFSPNQPSANTYTAQLFEGGPTARTFPTESPNSIKRVSRIRYANLSAGAGATFNNGAVTLSFGPDDQVDNGNTLRIAQSVGATWADVGGNASFTSTAPPYFTGTITSSVPFSTLGDFVLASTQLSQASGNNPLPVTLTRFAASRQEQNVTVTWATAAEIQNAYFEVQRSTDGIHFDALGQVAGNGTTTTGAAYSFLDQHPLSTVAYYRLKQVDVDGTSVFSSVVTVAGRKLNASFYPNPSSQYISLPVTSSLVQYRVYSSTGKTVATGEAQGGATVDLQRVPTGIYFLELITEGQRNVQRFVRQ; encoded by the coding sequence GTGTCTACCTCCTTCTCGTTCGGTGAAACACTTAAGTGGATTGGAGCAACTAATGCCACCATCACTGCCAGCACAAACTGGGTAATCGTAGATCCGGTTACTTATCAGCCCACCGGAGCTGGGAACAAGGCCCCTGCCGCCGCCGATGCCCTCGTATTCGATGGCGCCCAGACGCCGACGGTGAGCGTGCAAACAGTAGCTGCTGATTTCAACATCAGCCAGCTGTTGCTTGTCAACAATGTCAACGTTTCCTTCATTGCTCCCTCCACAGGCAATGCAGATGGCCCTATTATCCTAACAAACAACTTGGCCGGGGATGATTTTGTCGTGACAGCCGGCTCCAGCCTAACGCTTCTAACTACTGCTGCCACCACTAACCGCTATACTACACTCCGCCTGAATGCCGGAGCTACCGCAGCCGTAGCAGGTACTATTACACTGACGGGTAACGGAAACGGCACTCCCTTACCACAACGCCTGATTGCAGCCAGCGCCGGAGCTATTCAGGTACAGAGCGGCGGCTCCATTGTAGCCCAAAATGTTGTGGGCTATCCGTTCGGCACCACTGGTACCGTGGCTGGTGGAAGTCAGGATGTAGCCTCCACTGCTGGTTCCGTAGTATTCAATGCTGGGGCTACTTTCCAGCAGTTTTCCGGTGGAGAACCCTTCAGCAACGGGACCAATGGTATTACTGTCTTCAATAGTGGCAGCACCTACATTTATTCAGGCGGCACCTTTTCGTCGGTGGGCCGCCAGTATGGCAATCTGCAGCTGCTAAGCGGTGCAACTGTTGCGGGAACCAACAATATGGTGATTCTTAATAACCTCACCGTTACGGGAGCAGTAGCGAATCTTAACTCAGTGGGCAACGGCACTTCAGCGGGTACCAGTATCGGGGGCAGCATTTTCATCAACAGCAACTCCACACCTACGGCTGGCAGCCTGAGTTTCACTCCGGCCACTGCCAGTAATGTTATCCTCAATGGAAGCGGGGCACAGTCAGTAGGAGGTATTGGCACGGGCACAGGGTCCGGAACTCTCGCGTTCGGAACTGCGGCGCGTCTGGTCATCAATAATTCTTCGGCGGCGGGTGTAACGATGCTCAAGCCAGTTACGGTGCAGGGCCTCACTCTTACCAACGGCGTACTAACGACCCTGGCCACAGCTACTGGCAGCAATGCCATTACCGTTCCGTTTGACGTAACCGCTGGCTCGGACACACGCCTAACTGGTGGCAGCAGCAACAGCTTTGTAAATGGCCCGCTCACGCGCTCTACCAGCGTTACGGCTAGCGGCCGGCCAAACATAGTGTACCCGATTGGCTCTTTCCGCGGTACCACCCCGGTATATCGGCCAGTTACTTTTTCTCCAAATCAACCGTCAGCCAACACTTATACAGCCCAACTATTTGAAGGTGGCCCCACGGCCCGCACCTTTCCAACTGAATCCCCCAATAGCATCAAGCGGGTATCCCGCATCCGATATGCCAATCTTTCAGCCGGGGCTGGGGCTACTTTTAACAACGGCGCCGTAACGCTTAGCTTTGGCCCCGATGACCAGGTAGATAATGGCAACACGTTGCGCATTGCCCAGAGTGTTGGCGCTACCTGGGCCGATGTGGGTGGCAACGCTAGTTTCACGTCTACTGCTCCTCCCTATTTCACTGGCACTATTACTTCGAGCGTACCATTCAGCACATTGGGTGACTTCGTATTGGCCAGCACTCAACTCAGCCAGGCCTCCGGTAATAATCCGCTACCCGTTACGCTCACCCGCTTTGCGGCAAGCCGCCAGGAGCAAAACGTAACCGTCACCTGGGCTACCGCCGCCGAAATCCAGAACGCCTATTTTGAGGTTCAGCGCAGCACGGATGGAATTCACTTCGACGCCCTGGGTCAGGTAGCCGGCAACGGCACGACCACCACGGGAGCTGCCTATTCTTTCCTCGACCAACACCCCCTGAGCACAGTAGCATATTACCGTCTTAAGCAGGTGGATGTTGATGGGACCAGTGTCTTCTCCTCAGTTGTCACCGTTGCGGGCCGTAAGCTCAATGCCTCTTTCTATCCGAACCCCAGCAGTCAATACATCAGTCTGCCGGTTACCAGTAGCTTGGTTCAGTACCGGGTCTACTCATCTACTGGCAAGACCGTAGCCACCGGGGAGGCGCAGGGCGGTGCAACCGTAGATTTGCAGCGTGTACCCACCGGCATCTACTTCTTGGAGTTGATAACGGAGGGGCAGCGAAACGTGCAACGCTTCGTACGACAGTAA
- the rho gene encoding transcription termination factor Rho, whose protein sequence is MYTIDELKDRLLSELKEVAETLKVGNFKKLSKQDLIYKILDQQAITPTDKLPQKVKSGEVAAPAVSAAPYTEPVEAAAAKTPAVKAAPAAKTTGTRAARPAAARPARGKAAAAPAEVTTSETEAAPVAIAGPVAPDAPVVATEPTPVAAEVVVAEPTGTAPAEAAPAEDTASIERPVKLYQRPERRTRTDRAGRPIVAGAEATATEEEAAPAAETVVETPVAPMRDPRPIDPTAPAPLREGRPEQPRIFRDGREYIPREARTDAARAEIRPDSSSRSEQPRDLRNDQPRTDGRQEGALRDGSRPEQPRNLREGGRPDARDQREQRREERYAARELQRQQRQEQRLTERQNGTAEQPTRVERAEQRPARQDFDITIPGDGTLEMMPDGGYGFLRSPFYNYLASPDDIYVAPQQVKQFGLKAGDTVKCTIRPPRDGEKYFALVGVDGINGRSVEDARDRIPFSNLTPLFAEERLKLTTKSAQYSTRIMDLFAPIGKGQRGLIVAQPKTGKTVLLQEIANAISENHPEVYLMILLIDERPEEVTDMARSVKAEVLSSTFDETADRHVKIATIAMEKAKRLVECGHDVVILLDSITRLARAYNTVQPASGKILSGGVDANALHKPKRFFGAARNVENGGSLTIVATALIETGSKMDEVIFEEFKGTGNMELQLDRKLANKRIFPAIDVPASGTRREDLLMSKDELNRIWVLRKFMSDMTAAEAMEFLKDRMKGTRDNNEFLLAMNG, encoded by the coding sequence ATGTACACTATTGACGAGTTAAAGGACCGTTTGCTGTCCGAACTAAAAGAAGTTGCTGAGACCCTAAAGGTTGGTAATTTCAAAAAACTCAGCAAACAGGATCTTATCTATAAGATTCTCGACCAGCAGGCTATTACGCCCACTGATAAGCTTCCCCAAAAAGTGAAATCCGGCGAAGTTGCCGCGCCCGCTGTGTCCGCCGCGCCCTATACGGAACCGGTGGAAGCCGCTGCTGCTAAAACGCCTGCTGTCAAAGCGGCTCCTGCTGCCAAAACCACCGGTACGCGCGCTGCCCGCCCGGCGGCGGCTCGCCCGGCTCGCGGCAAAGCCGCCGCCGCCCCCGCCGAAGTAACCACCAGTGAAACCGAAGCTGCCCCCGTAGCCATTGCTGGGCCCGTTGCCCCGGACGCTCCGGTGGTGGCCACTGAACCAACTCCGGTTGCCGCCGAAGTTGTGGTGGCTGAACCAACTGGTACGGCTCCCGCCGAAGCAGCTCCGGCTGAGGATACAGCCAGCATCGAGCGTCCCGTGAAGCTGTATCAGCGGCCGGAGCGCCGTACGCGCACTGACCGGGCCGGTCGGCCTATTGTAGCAGGTGCTGAGGCCACAGCAACAGAAGAGGAAGCTGCTCCGGCTGCTGAAACGGTCGTGGAAACTCCCGTAGCTCCGATGCGTGACCCCCGTCCCATCGACCCCACTGCGCCTGCCCCCCTGCGTGAAGGCCGCCCCGAGCAGCCGCGTATTTTCCGCGACGGCCGGGAGTACATTCCCCGGGAAGCGCGTACGGACGCTGCCCGCGCCGAAATCCGGCCCGACAGTAGCAGCCGCTCTGAGCAGCCCCGGGACCTGCGCAATGATCAGCCCCGCACTGATGGCCGTCAGGAGGGTGCCCTGCGCGACGGCAGCCGCCCCGAGCAGCCCCGCAACCTGCGCGAGGGAGGCCGCCCCGATGCCCGCGACCAGCGGGAGCAGCGCCGCGAGGAACGGTATGCGGCCCGGGAGCTGCAACGCCAGCAGCGCCAGGAGCAACGCCTCACCGAGCGCCAGAACGGTACTGCCGAGCAGCCGACCCGTGTCGAGCGGGCGGAGCAGCGGCCGGCACGTCAGGATTTCGATATTACCATTCCCGGGGACGGAACGCTGGAAATGATGCCCGACGGCGGCTATGGTTTCCTGCGCAGCCCTTTCTATAACTACCTCGCTTCCCCCGACGATATTTATGTGGCGCCACAGCAGGTGAAGCAATTCGGCCTGAAAGCCGGCGACACGGTGAAATGCACCATCCGGCCCCCGCGCGACGGGGAGAAATACTTTGCGCTGGTAGGCGTGGATGGCATCAATGGTCGCTCGGTGGAAGACGCCCGGGACCGGATTCCGTTCAGCAACCTCACGCCGCTGTTTGCTGAGGAACGTCTGAAGCTCACCACCAAATCGGCCCAGTACAGCACCCGGATCATGGATCTGTTTGCGCCCATTGGCAAAGGCCAGCGCGGTCTGATTGTGGCGCAGCCCAAAACGGGTAAAACCGTGCTGCTCCAGGAAATTGCCAACGCCATCAGCGAGAACCATCCGGAGGTGTACCTGATGATTCTGCTCATTGATGAACGCCCGGAAGAGGTAACGGACATGGCCCGCTCGGTGAAAGCTGAAGTGCTGAGCTCTACCTTCGATGAAACAGCTGACCGCCACGTAAAAATTGCCACCATTGCCATGGAGAAGGCCAAGCGCCTCGTGGAGTGTGGCCACGACGTGGTGATTCTGCTCGACTCGATTACCCGCCTGGCCCGTGCCTACAACACGGTGCAGCCGGCTTCGGGCAAAATTCTCTCGGGTGGTGTAGATGCCAACGCACTGCACAAACCCAAGCGCTTCTTCGGGGCCGCCCGTAACGTGGAAAACGGTGGCTCCCTGACCATCGTGGCTACGGCCCTCATCGAAACCGGCTCCAAAATGGACGAGGTTATCTTTGAGGAATTCAAAGGCACCGGTAACATGGAACTGCAGCTGGACCGCAAGCTGGCCAACAAGCGCATCTTCCCGGCCATCGACGTGCCGGCTTCCGGTACCCGCCGCGAAGATCTGCTCATGAGCAAGGACGAACTGAACCGCATCTGGGTACTGCGCAAGTTCATGTCGGACATGACGGCTGCCGAAGCTATGGAGTTCCTTAAGGACCGCATGAAAGGCACCCGTGACAACAACGAGTTCCTGCTGGCCATGAACGGCTAG
- the serS gene encoding serine--tRNA ligase encodes MLQVSVLKEHTAAVLAGLAKRNYKTAEADVQAILALDQRRKDLQTAHDQAQAEANELARQIGGLMKAGNKAEADTLKARTAELKQQNKAHAEELTEVEKELQQTLYKLPNVPHSSVPAGRSADDNEVVREVGTKPELPADAKPHWDLIEQYDIIDFALGNKITGAGFPVYKGQGARLQRALINFFLDEARAAGYTEIQPPILVNEASGYGTGQLPDKEGQMYHSTADDLYLIPTAEVPITNLYRDEIIAPEQLPIRNAGYTPCFRREAGSWGAHVRGLNRLHQFDKVEIVQITQPEQSYAALEGMVAHIEGLLQKLELPYRVLRLCGGDMGFTSALTFDLEVWSAAQQRWLEVSSASNFETYQANRLKLRYRTENNKTQLLHTLNGSALALPRIVAALLENNQTPEGIRLPAVLHSYCGFSQIG; translated from the coding sequence ATGCTGCAAGTTTCCGTCCTGAAAGAACATACCGCCGCCGTGCTGGCCGGCCTGGCCAAACGAAACTATAAAACTGCCGAAGCCGACGTGCAGGCCATTCTGGCGCTGGATCAGCGACGGAAGGATCTGCAAACTGCCCACGACCAGGCGCAGGCTGAGGCGAATGAGCTGGCCCGCCAGATTGGGGGACTGATGAAAGCCGGTAATAAGGCCGAAGCCGACACGCTGAAAGCCCGTACCGCTGAGCTCAAGCAGCAGAACAAGGCCCACGCCGAAGAGCTGACGGAGGTAGAAAAAGAGCTGCAGCAAACCCTCTACAAGCTGCCCAACGTGCCCCACAGCAGCGTGCCGGCTGGCCGCTCGGCTGACGACAACGAGGTGGTGCGCGAAGTAGGCACCAAGCCTGAGCTACCCGCCGATGCCAAACCCCACTGGGACCTGATTGAGCAGTACGACATCATTGACTTCGCGCTGGGCAACAAGATTACGGGAGCCGGTTTTCCGGTGTATAAGGGTCAGGGTGCGCGGTTGCAGCGGGCCCTCATCAACTTTTTCCTGGATGAGGCCCGAGCCGCCGGCTACACGGAAATTCAGCCCCCGATTCTGGTGAACGAGGCCAGCGGCTACGGTACCGGCCAGCTCCCCGACAAGGAAGGCCAGATGTACCATTCCACCGCCGACGACCTGTACCTGATTCCGACGGCCGAGGTGCCCATCACTAACCTCTACCGCGACGAGATTATTGCGCCCGAGCAACTGCCCATCCGGAATGCCGGCTATACGCCCTGCTTCCGCCGCGAGGCCGGTAGCTGGGGAGCCCACGTCCGGGGCCTCAACCGCCTGCACCAGTTTGATAAAGTTGAGATTGTACAAATTACCCAGCCTGAGCAGAGCTACGCGGCTTTAGAAGGGATGGTAGCGCACATTGAGGGCCTACTGCAGAAGCTGGAACTGCCGTACCGGGTGTTGCGCCTCTGCGGCGGAGATATGGGCTTTACATCGGCTCTTACCTTCGACCTGGAAGTGTGGAGCGCGGCCCAGCAACGCTGGCTGGAAGTAAGCTCGGCCTCCAACTTTGAAACCTATCAGGCCAACCGCCTGAAACTGCGCTACCGCACCGAAAACAATAAAACCCAGCTACTGCACACGCTCAACGGGTCAGCGCTGGCGCTGCCCCGCATTGTGGCGGCCCTGCTGGAAAACAACCAGACGCCCGAGGGTATCCGCCTGCCGGCAGTACTGCACTCCTACTGCGGCTTCAGCCAGATAGGCTAA